From Spirochaeta isovalerica, one genomic window encodes:
- a CDS encoding amylo-alpha-1,6-glucosidase: MMNERDRKLIEVAQTAALAVLKHNAHGPFKGLPRTAGWGYPEPYTRDLMISLPGMLLTGDRDLVSQAKRVLETLAANQSAHGHIPSLIHDREDRGASDTTPLFLIAVAIYREFSKEETFLETEVGKALTWMVYQSPTDGFLVAQEPTTDWRDEQWVIGYGLYVNTLVYTYLRLFGFNNEADGLHKAIDRFTIKEGEIHHHVHEGLIVRNKPYYAFWSFKIYSSERFDLLGNSLAILSGLASRSRAVEIISWIDEECQSMEKRGDLAIDLPPNFFPYITPKDPDWLDRYEKYNKPGDYHNGGIWPFITGFYIAALVAAEQYSLAEKKLLLLTEVIRKSQDETRDFGFNEWIKAQNGEAKGQDWQTWSAAMYYYAAQCVRERKTPFFDALREQSYRRISR; this comes from the coding sequence ATGATGAATGAACGGGACAGGAAGCTGATTGAAGTTGCACAGACAGCCGCACTCGCTGTCCTTAAGCACAATGCCCACGGCCCCTTTAAGGGACTGCCCCGCACGGCCGGGTGGGGATATCCCGAGCCTTACACGAGAGATCTGATGATTTCTCTTCCGGGAATGCTTCTCACAGGAGACAGAGACCTTGTATCGCAAGCGAAAAGAGTTCTGGAAACTCTTGCCGCAAATCAATCAGCCCACGGGCATATACCCTCTCTGATTCACGACCGGGAGGATAGAGGAGCCAGTGATACGACCCCTTTGTTTCTCATTGCCGTTGCCATTTACAGAGAATTCTCAAAAGAGGAAACCTTTCTTGAAACAGAAGTGGGAAAAGCGCTGACCTGGATGGTATATCAAAGTCCCACGGACGGTTTCCTCGTAGCCCAGGAGCCGACAACCGACTGGCGGGACGAACAATGGGTCATCGGTTACGGACTATATGTCAACACTCTTGTCTACACCTATCTCCGGCTGTTCGGTTTCAACAATGAAGCTGATGGACTCCATAAAGCCATTGACCGTTTTACCATCAAGGAAGGGGAGATTCATCATCATGTTCACGAAGGCCTGATAGTCAGAAATAAACCCTATTACGCTTTCTGGTCATTCAAGATTTACAGCAGCGAACGGTTTGATCTTCTGGGAAATAGTCTGGCGATCCTCTCCGGACTGGCCAGCCGTTCAAGAGCTGTAGAAATTATCAGCTGGATTGATGAAGAATGCCAATCCATGGAGAAAAGAGGAGATCTGGCCATAGACCTTCCGCCCAATTTTTTTCCCTATATCACTCCGAAGGATCCCGATTGGCTTGATCGATATGAAAAATACAACAAGCCGGGAGACTACCACAACGGGGGAATCTGGCCTTTTATCACAGGCTTCTACATCGCAGCTCTGGTAGCTGCTGAGCAATACAGTCTTGCTGAAAAGAAACTGCTGCTCCTGACGGAAGTGATAAGAAAATCTCAAGATGAGACTCGGGATTTCGGTTTTAATGAGTGGATAAAAGCCCAAAACGGAGAGGCGAAAGGCCAGGATTGGCAAACCTGGTCTGCCGCCATGTATTATTATGCAGCCCAATGTGTGAGGGAGAGGAAAACCCCTTTCTTCGATGCCCTTAGAGAACAGTCCTACAGGAGGATTTCGCGATGA
- a CDS encoding glycosyltransferase family 4 protein: protein MTATTSSIKNIAFLGNYLPRKCGIATFTTDLRTAVANHSANPECSVIAINDIPTGYEYPGEVRFEIEEQDLSSYLKAADYLNISDIDALSLQHEFGIFGGVSGSHILTLLHKLRMPVITTLHTILHNPSPDQMRVMRELILLSTRLIVMTEKGLQLLKDIYQVPPSKIDLIPHGIPDEPFADSNQYKGEFGVAGKQVLLTFGLLSPNKGIEYVLQALPAIVKDFPDLVFIVVGQTHPNLLREEGEQYRLGLKRLAKDLGMEKHVVFFNSFLELDKLMRFIGATDIYITPYLSETQITSGTLAYAFGTGNAVISTPYWHAAELLADNRGKLVPFRSSIGIEKAVKELLKDEPHRQSMRRNAYKMGRTMVWNRIAELYVDSFRQAGVDHSFPGSKKSSIRTLDEYPVDLPNLKLNHLLRMSDSTGIFQHARYTVPLFSEGYCTDDNARALLLTLMLQDANLNTPEIDSLCITYMAFLNHAYDRKSRRFRNFLSFDRKWIEEKVSEDCSGRALWALGYCVGHSNQKGLQMLAAELFEHSLPEVTSFTSPRAWAYALLGINEYLKRLDGDRRSGKIGEILSERLVGLYRDVSSPDWSWFETALTYGNAKMPHALIVSGRFLENEEVLKIGYETLRWLLKIQSSESGSFRPVGSYGFYSKGTERALYDQQPIEAHATLSACIAAYFASSGESYWIKHAGRTFDWFLGRNDLGQPLYDVLTGGCRDGLQIDRTSGNEGAESTLSYLLSLVEMKKLQGQISSFK from the coding sequence ATGACCGCCACAACATCCAGCATTAAAAACATTGCTTTTCTGGGAAACTACCTCCCCAGAAAGTGCGGGATAGCCACCTTTACAACTGACCTGAGAACAGCGGTTGCCAATCATTCGGCAAATCCCGAATGTTCCGTTATAGCGATTAACGATATTCCGACAGGGTACGAATACCCCGGGGAAGTTCGTTTCGAAATAGAGGAACAGGACCTTTCGTCCTATTTGAAAGCAGCTGACTATCTGAATATCTCAGATATCGATGCACTTTCGCTACAGCATGAATTCGGAATTTTCGGCGGCGTCTCAGGGAGCCATATTCTGACCCTGCTGCATAAGCTGAGAATGCCAGTTATCACAACGCTCCACACAATTCTCCATAATCCTTCACCGGATCAGATGAGAGTCATGAGAGAACTGATTCTTCTTTCGACGCGCTTAATTGTCATGACGGAGAAAGGGCTTCAATTATTGAAAGATATCTATCAGGTACCGCCTTCTAAAATTGATTTGATCCCTCATGGGATTCCCGATGAGCCCTTTGCTGATTCCAATCAATATAAAGGGGAATTCGGAGTCGCGGGGAAACAGGTACTTTTAACATTTGGACTGCTCTCACCCAACAAAGGCATAGAATATGTTCTGCAGGCATTACCGGCCATTGTCAAAGATTTTCCCGATCTTGTTTTCATTGTCGTAGGGCAGACTCACCCCAATCTGCTAAGGGAAGAAGGGGAACAGTACAGGTTAGGTCTTAAAAGACTGGCCAAGGATCTGGGAATGGAAAAACATGTGGTTTTTTTTAACAGCTTCCTGGAACTTGATAAACTGATGAGATTCATTGGTGCCACTGATATATATATCACTCCCTATCTTTCGGAAACACAGATCACTTCCGGAACACTGGCTTACGCTTTCGGGACAGGGAATGCCGTCATTTCAACACCTTACTGGCATGCGGCTGAACTACTGGCTGATAATAGGGGAAAACTCGTCCCCTTCCGCAGCTCAATCGGAATCGAAAAAGCCGTAAAGGAGTTGCTGAAAGATGAACCCCATCGTCAATCCATGCGCAGAAATGCCTACAAAATGGGAAGGACCATGGTATGGAACAGGATAGCGGAACTGTATGTGGATTCTTTCCGACAAGCCGGTGTGGACCACAGTTTTCCGGGTAGCAAAAAATCCTCCATCAGAACCCTCGATGAATACCCGGTAGATCTTCCCAACCTTAAGTTGAATCACCTTTTACGGATGAGTGATTCCACAGGGATTTTTCAGCATGCCAGGTATACTGTTCCCCTGTTCAGCGAGGGCTACTGCACCGATGATAATGCGAGGGCTCTCCTGCTGACCCTCATGCTCCAGGATGCTAATCTCAATACTCCTGAAATTGATAGTCTTTGTATAACTTATATGGCCTTCCTGAACCATGCCTATGACCGGAAATCGCGAAGGTTTCGAAACTTTCTGAGTTTTGACCGCAAATGGATTGAGGAGAAAGTCTCGGAAGACTGTTCGGGTCGGGCCTTGTGGGCATTGGGCTATTGTGTCGGGCACTCCAACCAGAAAGGACTTCAGATGCTGGCTGCAGAGCTTTTCGAACACTCTCTTCCCGAGGTTACCAGCTTTACATCTCCCAGAGCATGGGCCTATGCGCTTCTGGGCATAAATGAATATTTAAAACGGTTGGACGGTGATCGAAGATCCGGAAAGATCGGAGAAATTCTGTCAGAGAGATTAGTCGGACTGTACAGAGACGTATCCTCTCCGGACTGGAGCTGGTTTGAAACTGCGCTAACTTACGGAAATGCGAAAATGCCCCATGCCCTGATTGTCAGCGGGCGCTTTTTGGAAAACGAAGAAGTCCTGAAAATCGGCTATGAAACACTGCGATGGCTTTTAAAGATTCAATCTTCCGAATCGGGATCCTTTCGCCCCGTTGGTTCCTATGGATTTTATAGCAAAGGGACCGAGCGAGCCTTATATGATCAGCAGCCTATTGAGGCTCATGCGACACTATCCGCCTGTATCGCAGCCTATTTTGCATCATCGGGTGAATCTTACTGGATAAAACATGCGGGCAGGACTTTCGATTGGTTTCTTGGGAGGAATGATCTAGGCCAACCATTGTACGATGTCCTTACGGGAGGATGCCGTGACGGTTTGCAGATCGATAGAACAAGCGGGAACGAAGGAGCGGAATCGACCCTGTCTTACCTGCTTTCTCTGGTTGAAATGAAAAAACTGCAGGGACAAATCAGCAGCTTTAAATAA
- a CDS encoding ZIP family metal transporter, which yields MIQWLSQFHPVMQALIGTLFTYAVTALGAAMVFFFKSINKKVLNGMLGFAAGVMIAASYWSLLAPAIEMSAEFPGADWIPAVVGFLLGGAFLWIVDKTLPHVHPGFKKGEQEGVKSSWQRSVLLVLAITIHNFPEGLAVGVAFGAVAAGIPSASIAGAVALAIGIGIQNFPEGAAVSVPLRREGLSRRKSFVYGQFSGMVEPVAGVLGAASVILFRPILPYALAFAAGAMIYVVVEELVPSSQEDEDHNDISTIGAMLGFAVMMTLDVALG from the coding sequence ATGATTCAATGGTTATCTCAGTTTCACCCTGTTATGCAGGCTTTGATTGGAACCCTCTTTACTTATGCCGTTACAGCCCTGGGCGCCGCGATGGTTTTCTTTTTCAAATCGATTAACAAAAAGGTGCTCAACGGTATGCTCGGTTTTGCCGCAGGGGTCATGATTGCCGCCTCCTACTGGTCTCTTCTGGCTCCGGCTATTGAAATGTCAGCGGAATTCCCCGGGGCCGACTGGATTCCCGCTGTTGTAGGTTTCCTTCTCGGGGGAGCTTTCCTCTGGATTGTCGATAAAACGCTGCCCCATGTACATCCCGGTTTTAAAAAAGGAGAGCAGGAAGGGGTTAAATCAAGCTGGCAGAGAAGCGTTCTGCTTGTCCTGGCTATAACCATACACAATTTCCCCGAAGGCCTGGCTGTCGGTGTGGCTTTCGGTGCTGTCGCGGCCGGTATTCCTTCCGCTTCCATTGCGGGAGCTGTCGCTCTTGCCATCGGTATCGGGATTCAGAATTTTCCTGAAGGGGCGGCTGTATCGGTTCCTCTCAGACGTGAAGGCTTATCGAGGAGAAAGAGTTTTGTCTACGGCCAGTTTTCCGGTATGGTAGAACCGGTCGCAGGAGTCCTGGGGGCCGCTTCTGTTATTCTCTTTCGGCCCATATTGCCCTACGCTCTGGCTTTTGCCGCCGGTGCCATGATTTATGTCGTTGTTGAGGAGCTGGTCCCCTCTTCTCAGGAGGATGAAGACCACAACGATATTTCCACTATAGGAGCCATGCTGGGCTTTGCGGTAATGATGACGCTGGATGTCGCTCTGGGGTAA
- a CDS encoding substrate-binding periplasmic protein — MSEEFPPYNFELNGRLQGISIDLMVLCLDKLGSRQTRQDIRILPWARSYKMLLEEEKTVLFAITRTPQRENLFKWVGPISSSKNVLFARKNSLISLSSPDDIKKYRTGAIRDDAGEQLLQDLFGLDREGIELTSSALSSLLQLKTGRIDLFAYDENVLHWIMTQEGLNPEDFESVYVLSEGFHYFGFHRDTDDELIEQFQKALDDLKDEGLYDIVLKRYQ, encoded by the coding sequence ATGAGCGAAGAATTTCCTCCCTACAACTTTGAATTGAATGGCCGGCTTCAGGGAATTTCCATCGATCTTATGGTTCTATGCCTCGATAAGCTGGGTTCCCGGCAAACCAGACAGGACATACGCATCCTCCCCTGGGCCCGTTCCTACAAAATGTTGCTGGAAGAGGAAAAGACTGTTCTTTTCGCCATAACGCGAACACCTCAAAGGGAAAATCTGTTCAAATGGGTAGGTCCGATCTCCTCCAGTAAAAATGTCCTGTTCGCCAGAAAAAATTCGCTTATATCCCTATCATCTCCCGATGATATAAAGAAATACAGAACCGGAGCTATCCGGGATGACGCAGGAGAACAGCTTCTCCAGGATCTCTTCGGACTTGACCGGGAAGGAATTGAACTGACGAGCAGCGCCCTTTCAAGCCTTCTGCAGTTAAAAACCGGAAGGATCGATCTCTTTGCCTATGACGAGAATGTCTTGCATTGGATAATGACGCAGGAAGGATTGAACCCCGAAGATTTCGAAAGCGTTTATGTATTGAGTGAAGGGTTTCACTATTTCGGATTTCACAGAGATACTGATGATGAACTGATCGAACAGTTTCAGAAAGCTCTGGATGATTTGAAAGATGAAGGACTGTACGATATTGTATTGAAAAGATATCAGTAG
- a CDS encoding TetR/AcrR family transcriptional regulator, translated as MPRGFTDQEKQNIRIRLMETGREAFGRYGIKKTSVEDLAKKSGISKGAFYQFFSSKEDLYFAIIRHYETDQHEKMYDLLSENSDNARKQLKSVISSIMEQVDSDPFIRRLLSGDEFDYLWQKFTPEQLQIAMDADVDFASKLVDTWKEKGKLKVDDPKLVTGVFRALFFLYLHKKDIGEDVFPSVVDLLLQSSIEKLIEE; from the coding sequence TTGCCAAGAGGTTTTACCGATCAGGAAAAACAGAATATCCGTATCCGGCTGATGGAAACGGGAAGAGAAGCTTTCGGACGGTACGGGATCAAAAAAACCAGTGTCGAAGATCTGGCAAAGAAGTCGGGAATATCCAAAGGGGCTTTCTACCAGTTTTTTTCTTCCAAGGAGGACCTTTACTTCGCCATTATCCGGCATTATGAAACGGATCAGCACGAAAAAATGTACGATCTACTCAGTGAAAACAGCGATAATGCCAGAAAACAGCTGAAATCAGTTATTTCATCCATTATGGAACAGGTGGACAGCGACCCCTTTATCCGGCGGCTTTTAAGCGGAGACGAATTCGATTATCTCTGGCAGAAGTTTACTCCGGAGCAGCTTCAGATCGCTATGGATGCCGATGTGGATTTCGCATCGAAACTCGTGGATACCTGGAAAGAAAAAGGCAAGTTGAAAGTGGACGATCCTAAACTGGTTACTGGTGTTTTCCGGGCACTATTTTTCCTCTACCTCCACAAAAAGGATATAGGAGAAGATGTTTTTCCATCCGTTGTTGACCTTCTCCTCCAGTCGTCTATTGAAAAGCTGATTGAGGAATAA
- a CDS encoding ABC transporter ATP-binding protein, which produces MEDSPVLETESLTKSYGKSRGIIDVNLSVSRGEIFGFIGPNGAGKSTTIRTILGLLFPDSGHVRLFGENALSSGDFLRQRIGFVPSELNYYDGLKTGQLLDYSARLFKVKDKSIITRFCERLDLDTNRSIKDLSLGNRKKVAIIQALLHRPELLILDEPTSGLDPLMQSRFYEILREEQERGATIFFSSHTLSEVERLCSRVAIIKEGKIIKNSGMEELKQLYLKRFRLIFPRGTSFSAEELEKAAPGVLQLSLNKRGAEGLYKGNVRDLMKNLSQLPLEDAVLEDPGLEEIFMHYYNGKEDTV; this is translated from the coding sequence ATGGAAGACAGTCCGGTTCTGGAAACAGAAAGTCTGACCAAATCCTACGGGAAATCCCGGGGAATCATCGATGTGAATCTATCCGTCTCCAGGGGAGAAATATTCGGCTTCATCGGACCCAACGGCGCGGGGAAGTCCACAACAATCCGGACGATTCTGGGGTTGCTTTTTCCCGATTCGGGACACGTCCGGCTATTCGGCGAGAATGCTCTTTCCTCGGGAGACTTTCTCAGGCAGCGGATCGGTTTCGTTCCATCGGAGCTGAATTACTACGACGGATTAAAAACCGGGCAACTTCTCGATTATTCCGCCCGTCTTTTCAAGGTGAAAGATAAAAGCATTATTACCCGGTTCTGCGAAAGGCTGGACCTGGATACAAACCGGTCGATCAAAGACCTGTCTCTGGGAAACAGAAAAAAAGTAGCCATCATTCAGGCTCTTCTACATCGGCCGGAGCTCCTTATTCTCGATGAACCGACCAGCGGTCTCGACCCTCTGATGCAGTCTCGCTTTTACGAAATACTCCGGGAAGAACAGGAACGGGGCGCCACTATTTTTTTCTCCTCCCATACTTTGTCGGAAGTGGAAAGACTTTGCAGCCGCGTGGCCATAATCAAAGAAGGGAAAATCATAAAAAACAGCGGAATGGAGGAACTGAAACAGCTTTATTTGAAACGCTTCCGTCTTATTTTTCCGAGAGGCACGTCATTTTCCGCTGAAGAGCTGGAAAAAGCGGCACCGGGCGTTCTTCAGCTAAGCCTCAACAAGCGGGGTGCCGAAGGACTCTACAAGGGAAATGTTCGGGACCTGATGAAAAACCTCTCTCAATTGCCACTTGAAGACGCCGTCCTGGAGGATCCCGGTCTTGAGGAAATCTTTATGCATTACTACAACGGAAAGGAGGATACAGTATGA
- a CDS encoding ABC transporter permease subunit, translated as MNLTIYSMEMKRNFKSFLIWSLSICGILFFGMLFYPAINADGLLLQMEALFENPMMKGLLSAFGADLTSLASLTGFYVTYNSIYNVLLACIFVSIVAANLLAKEEAEKTAEFLYTRPVSRRSIFISKTAVLLSYVTILSLLYFLTSLVAMNFVKADSPVTLFLSPEDKKVLINAVERHPGSIYKAFNINEDSFGSLSLSYAAGLLNGNRGEMEEMDLDPEAMNSLLSEAEKDPEGFFSGVLENPDPYMSLFSFPLEKREEFLENVRGEMEEYKSMKEDFFRSPELFLLFFEADPSLFLNQFSNSETSMDRAIKLLELPSDFYSHIFKAYSVRVMFILSTYVFLLLLAMSSLVLLLSLLVKRGKSVLGTSLGIVFFFYFLNSISSAASAISPAAKMIGYISPFTWMDTDFSVPDYGIIWWKVALFLGITALSLFISGWIFKRKDILI; from the coding sequence ATGAATCTGACAATCTATTCAATGGAAATGAAAAGGAATTTCAAATCCTTTCTCATCTGGAGCCTCTCCATTTGCGGTATACTTTTTTTCGGGATGCTCTTCTATCCGGCCATCAACGCCGATGGCCTTCTGCTCCAGATGGAAGCGCTATTTGAAAACCCCATGATGAAGGGTCTGCTGTCAGCTTTCGGAGCCGATCTGACAAGTCTGGCCAGCCTGACAGGGTTTTATGTCACATACAACTCTATCTACAACGTCCTCCTCGCCTGTATATTCGTCTCCATTGTGGCCGCGAACCTTCTGGCAAAGGAGGAAGCGGAAAAAACAGCTGAATTTCTCTATACCAGACCGGTTTCCAGAAGGTCGATATTCATCAGCAAGACTGCTGTCCTCCTCTCATATGTAACCATACTTTCACTTCTCTACTTCCTGACAAGCCTCGTTGCCATGAACTTTGTAAAGGCGGATTCCCCTGTGACACTCTTTCTATCTCCAGAGGATAAAAAGGTTCTGATAAACGCTGTGGAAAGACACCCCGGTTCTATCTATAAAGCTTTTAATATCAACGAAGACAGTTTCGGGTCTCTATCCCTGTCTTATGCAGCAGGGCTTCTGAATGGCAACAGAGGAGAGATGGAAGAGATGGATCTCGACCCTGAGGCAATGAACAGTCTTCTGAGCGAAGCGGAAAAGGATCCGGAAGGCTTTTTTTCCGGCGTACTGGAGAATCCCGATCCCTATATGTCCCTCTTTTCCTTCCCCCTTGAAAAGAGAGAGGAATTCCTCGAAAACGTCCGCGGAGAAATGGAGGAATACAAGTCGATGAAAGAGGACTTCTTCCGATCGCCGGAATTGTTTCTTCTCTTCTTCGAAGCCGACCCGTCTCTTTTTCTCAATCAGTTCAGTAATTCGGAGACATCAATGGATCGGGCAATTAAGCTGCTCGAACTGCCGTCAGATTTTTATTCCCATATTTTCAAAGCCTATAGTGTGAGGGTCATGTTTATACTCAGCACTTATGTCTTCCTGCTCCTCCTTGCCATGAGTTCACTGGTCCTGCTCCTCTCTCTTCTGGTTAAAAGAGGGAAATCCGTTTTGGGGACCTCTCTGGGTATTGTATTTTTCTTTTATTTTCTCAATTCCATATCATCAGCCGCATCGGCGATATCTCCCGCTGCAAAGATGATTGGATACATCAGCCCGTTTACCTGGATGGATACGGATTTCAGTGTTCCCGATTACGGTATTATCTGGTGGAAAGTCGCTCTTTTTCTGGGTATAACCGCATTGTCTCTTTTTATCAGCGGCTGGATCTTCAAAAGAAAGGATATTCTGATTTAG
- a CDS encoding sensor domain-containing diguanylate cyclase, whose translation MRRTRRNVLMILFVSIISLLSVYLGLYSNYLKDTDEIYSRYATKLERESEALISLYSEWAVQIWETEINTEPVLTLLHNAYNANDEAEKDAYRKELYKLLEPFYANLINHNFRQIHFHEKNNLSFLRMHRPSRYGDDLTGIRYSVESVNQTRKPLSGFEEGRIFNGYRNVFPLEYKGENLGTVEVSFNMSLLINKLEERFYGKAQFIILQSVIDEKVFDEEKSNYIPWQMDSSFLLDKGISESCILENVVEESDKTAIKRILDKELKSNNESFTIHLPGGEGLILSFRAVRNFDKRIVAYIFTRSPDDSIIDLQKSFLIISISFALLFFLLLFFLYYYNKSEKKLEELVIHDQLTGAYSRRIVLEKLKYELERFRRYGGPFSIAMIDIDHFKAVNDEHGHLAGDAVLKEMASLISGKIRTTDIFGRYGGEEFLLILPETDLSMAHQVLDLIRIEVGNFLFSKAGRITISIGVAEVSPEEAEINPLIEAADTNLYKAKNEGRNRVVS comes from the coding sequence ATGCGCAGAACCAGAAGAAATGTCCTGATGATTCTCTTCGTTTCCATAATTTCTCTTTTGAGTGTATATCTGGGACTTTATTCCAATTACCTAAAAGATACTGATGAAATATACAGTCGATACGCAACAAAGCTGGAAAGAGAATCCGAAGCGCTTATCAGCCTCTATTCGGAGTGGGCCGTCCAGATCTGGGAAACGGAGATTAACACAGAGCCGGTTCTGACGCTGCTCCATAATGCTTATAATGCAAACGATGAAGCGGAAAAGGATGCCTATCGAAAAGAGCTCTACAAACTTCTTGAACCTTTTTATGCAAATCTGATCAATCATAATTTCAGACAGATCCATTTTCATGAGAAAAATAACCTGAGTTTTCTGAGAATGCACAGGCCGTCCCGTTACGGTGACGATCTGACAGGTATCCGCTATTCCGTCGAATCAGTAAATCAAACAAGAAAACCTCTATCCGGTTTTGAGGAAGGCAGGATCTTCAATGGATACAGGAATGTCTTTCCCCTTGAATACAAAGGGGAAAATCTGGGAACGGTGGAAGTCAGTTTCAACATGTCTCTCCTCATCAACAAGCTGGAGGAGCGATTTTACGGCAAAGCCCAGTTCATTATTCTCCAGTCTGTCATAGACGAAAAGGTGTTTGACGAAGAGAAAAGCAATTATATTCCCTGGCAGATGGACAGTTCTTTTCTCCTCGATAAAGGAATTTCTGAATCCTGTATTCTGGAAAATGTTGTTGAGGAGAGCGACAAAACCGCAATCAAAAGGATTCTTGATAAAGAGCTGAAAAGCAACAATGAGAGCTTTACCATTCATCTTCCCGGTGGTGAGGGATTGATTCTCTCGTTCCGCGCCGTCAGGAATTTTGATAAACGCATCGTCGCATATATATTTACCAGAAGCCCCGATGATAGCATTATCGATCTTCAGAAATCGTTCCTTATCATCTCCATAAGTTTTGCCCTGTTGTTTTTTCTCCTCTTGTTCTTTCTCTACTATTACAACAAATCAGAAAAAAAGCTGGAGGAACTGGTCATCCATGATCAGCTGACCGGAGCCTATTCCAGAAGGATTGTGCTTGAGAAACTGAAATATGAACTGGAACGTTTCCGTCGATACGGGGGGCCTTTCAGTATCGCCATGATTGATATAGACCATTTCAAAGCTGTAAACGATGAGCATGGCCATTTGGCCGGAGATGCTGTATTGAAAGAGATGGCCAGTCTTATATCGGGTAAAATCCGGACTACAGATATTTTCGGAAGGTACGGTGGTGAGGAGTTTTTATTGATTCTCCCTGAGACAGACTTGTCTATGGCTCACCAGGTCCTGGATCTGATCCGTATCGAGGTCGGAAATTTCCTGTTTTCCAAGGCCGGGCGGATTACCATCAGCATCGGAGTCGCGGAAGTGTCTCCGGAGGAGGCCGAGATTAATCCGCTTATAGAGGCTGCCGATACCAACCTCTATAAAGCGAAGAATGAGGGACGGAACAGAGTCGTTTCCTAA
- a CDS encoding MoaD/ThiS family protein — MTVEVKTFATLRTVYPPVPEMEISEGESIGSLVDRLGIPREKITIIFINNIHGTFDSPVKGGDSIGLFPPIGGG; from the coding sequence TTGACTGTTGAAGTGAAGACTTTTGCCACATTGCGGACTGTATATCCCCCTGTTCCCGAGATGGAAATCTCCGAAGGGGAGTCTATCGGCTCCCTTGTGGACAGGCTGGGCATTCCCAGGGAGAAAATTACCATCATATTTATCAATAATATTCACGGGACATTCGACTCGCCTGTAAAGGGGGGGGATTCCATAGGCCTTTTCCCTCCCATAGGGGGAGGGTGA